In the genome of Raphanus sativus cultivar WK10039 chromosome 9, ASM80110v3, whole genome shotgun sequence, the window ACGAAAACTGTTAGACGAAAAGCATTAAAACATTGATTAAAACAGTCCATAGAACCAAAGTCTGTGGCACTAGCACTAGTGTATGTTTATCTAAGCAAATTGTGGACACTAACTGGTGTTTTGTTGTTCCATTGGTTTGAAAATACAGGGGACAAAGGAGGAAGTtaagagagaaaagaaagataaaaaacacAACAAGGATAAAAAGAGGAAAGAGAGGGCTGGCCGAAGCAGAGAGCACCGTCATCACAAGAGACTGCGCAAAGATGAAAGCGCCAATGCTAGTAAGAAGGTTGATGATGACAATGAGATTGAGTCCCTGGAGAAGAGTTGCCTTACGATGGAACCTGACCATCAAACGTCGTCTCAGAACTCTTCTGATAGCAATGAGAATGAGGGACCGAATCATATTCAGAGTCAGCCCTTCGATGGTAGGCATAACGACTCTGGTGAGTGTGTTTGTTTACTTGTTGTCGGGTCTGTTTTGCTTCACGTGCTTGCCACGATGATGACTCTCTTTCTTCGAATTGTTGCTATGGGTTTTGAAGAAACTAGCATACGGGTCTTGTTACATGGCAAAGGGCAGAAATATCCTGAGGTGATGATGACAGATTCTTCTCATACTGCTCTGTGCGAGTGCGTTGGTCATCGTTATTCGACTTCCGCAAATCAAGCTCCACGAGATGCTTCGAGGGTCTGCCAAGAAAAGACAAGAGATCCAGTTTTTGATTCAGCTGTAGATATCTCAACAAAACTCTGCAAGGATGAGGAAACAAACAGACAGTTTAGTATGCAACTAGGTAAAGAGAAACGGGCTGCCTCCTCTAGTCTAGAAGAAAGAATTGGACCTTCAAAGCTCTGCAGAAAATGCCCTCCTTCCACGGCCATGCGATTCTGGAAACTCATAGAGGACTGGGCTCCTGATCGGCTTGAGACCAAGCTCAACGACTCTGAAGATGAAGAATTGTGGTTGTTGATGAAAGTTGGCGCCAAAAGACATCATGGTCAAGCTAGCGTTCAGACAAGCAGCAAGGGAAGTAGTTCGATGGTGTGGGCAACTACTGCTCAGTTTCTTCCAGAAGCCGAACTACACGCATTGCCATTCACTGTACCCTTCTGATTTCAGAGAGTTGTTGACATGACAAACAGATTGTTTCCCGATGTATTGTAGAATAGCATTTTGAACTCGGAAGTATATGTGTGGTTATTTGTAGATACACAGTTAATATATACATAGTAAGTAATATCAAAATTGATTTTACATCTCAGAAATTTGAGTTTTCTCacaagttttttcttttggggtATGAACTCAACACTATAGAGTAATCTTCCTATGCTCGAtgctttcttttcttatttaacttatggttttgttggttttacaataacaaaatttgtcaactgaaaaaaaaaactctatttttCTACACTATACATTGATATTCCTATTTTTCTAACTTATGGTTTCAAGAACAAAATTTGTTTGCGGTTAAAAGTTTTGTATTTAGTCCTAAGCCCTGTTCGTTACATCATCGCGAGACGCGGCGGCAGCGGCAAAGAAATGTACTTCTACGGAGACAAAAAGCAACAAAACCAAAGATT includes:
- the LOC108835225 gene encoding uncharacterized protein LOC108835225 isoform X1 — translated: MSRCYPFPPPGFVPNRVRDESLIEPIKKGTKEEVKREKKDKKHNKDKKRKERAGRSREHRHHKRLRKDESANASKKVDDDNEIESLEKSCLTMEPDHQTSSQNSSDSNENEGPNHIQSQPFDGRHNDSGECVCLLVVGSVLLHVLATMMTLFLRIVAMGFEETSIRVLLHGKGQKYPEVMMTDSSHTALCECVGHRYSTSANQAPRDASRVCQEKTRDPVFDSAVDISTKLCKDEETNRQFSMQLGKEKRAASSSLEERIGPSKLCRKCPPSTAMRFWKLIEDWAPDRLETKLNDSEDEELWLLMKVGAKRHHGQASVQTSSKGSSSMVWATTAQFLPEAELHALPFTVPF
- the LOC108835225 gene encoding uncharacterized protein LOC108835225 isoform X2, giving the protein MSRCYPFPPPGFVPNRVRDESLIEPIKKGTKEEVKREKKDKKHNKDKKRKERAGRSREHRHHKRLRKDESANASKKVDDDNEIESLEKSCLTMEPDHQTSSQNSSDSNENEGPNHIQSQPFDGRHNDSETSIRVLLHGKGQKYPEVMMTDSSHTALCECVGHRYSTSANQAPRDASRVCQEKTRDPVFDSAVDISTKLCKDEETNRQFSMQLGKEKRAASSSLEERIGPSKLCRKCPPSTAMRFWKLIEDWAPDRLETKLNDSEDEELWLLMKVGAKRHHGQASVQTSSKGSSSMVWATTAQFLPEAELHALPFTVPF